The sequence below is a genomic window from Pseudomonadota bacterium.
ACGTTCACCCTCTCGGTGAGCACAGCAGAGGGCGAGGCTCTGCGGCGCACGGTGACAGTGAGAAAGGTCGCCTACGGCAGACAGTCGATCTGGCTTCCCGAGGCCATGCTCGCCACCTACGACAGCCCCCGCGCGAAAGCCGATGACCGGCTTCTTCTCACCGCCGCGAAGCAGTTCACCCCGCAGCGGTTTTGGCGCGGCCCCTTCCGGCTGCCGGCGCTGGGTCGGCTCAGCACCCGCTACGGCCAGGCGCGCACCTACAACGGCTGGCGCAAGGGATGGCACAAGGGGCTCGATGTGGCGGCCGGCGCTGGGGCCCCTATTCGCGCGCCCGGCGGGGCTCAGGTCGCCGTGGTGGCGCCGGGCCAGCTCGTGAACGGCAACGCCACCCTCCTCGACCACGGCATCGGTGTTTTCTCGCTCTACATGCACCAATCGCGCATCGACGTGAGAAAGGGGCAGCCCGTGACACGGGGGGGGCTCATCGGGCGTGTGGGAAGCACAGGGGCCGGCACGGGACCGCACCTGCACTGGGCCTGCTACGTGCATGGGGTCCCTGTCGACCCCCAGGTGCTCTTGCACGCTCCCTGGTAGAACAAGGCCCGCAGCGTCCCCGCCTCGCGCGCAGCCTGCCGAACCAGGCCCGTCGCGCACCCCGAGGCTTCCCGTACCCTTGCGCACCTCGCGCGCGAGCGGTCGGTCAGAGCTTCTGCAGGATCTGCGACATGGGCTGCATGCTGGCGATGATGAAGATGCCCACGAAGAATCCCATCACCAGCATCATCAGCGGCTCGAGAGCGGCGACAAGGCTCTCGAGGGTGTAGGTGAGCTGCACCTCATACATGTCGGCCACCCGAGACAGCAGCGACGGCAGGCGCCCCGTCTCCTCGCCCACGCTCACCACCTGCAAAAAGCCACCGCGGAAGAACTCGGTCTCCTCGAGGGCCTCGCGAAGCGTGGCCCCGCTCGTGATGCGCTCGATGGCGAGGTCAGTGCGCTCGTCGAGCGCGGGGTTCCCACTGGCCACGAACGAGAGCCGGATGCACTGATCGATGCTCACGCCACAGTTGAGCATGATCTCGAGAGCGCGGCTGAACCGGGTGATGGCGATGGTGCGCAGCGAGGGACCGATGACGGGCAGTCGCAACCCCCATCGCGCCAGCTTCAGCTTCACGCTGCGACGCGCGTACAGCTCCGGCAGCACCTTGACGGCCACCAGCGCTCCCAGTGCCACCGCCAGCGCGAAGTACGGGCTCGATACGACCTTGGCGA
It includes:
- a CDS encoding type II secretion system F family protein, giving the protein MTIRRPGRPVEHIDASPPPEEEAPRLPFKMPTLMKQHLKADSLRLFYRSLATLLVASVRIDRALELLGRQGDDEHMAHVCRAMSATVSRGQSLSAAMAKWPDEFSELEVRLVQVGEVTGNIDHLLDRLASYEEGRRRVTMRVKGALTYPLFIFAVTVSALVVIPPYLFGGLFKLIESLGVEVPLLTRMVLVFAKVVSSPYFALAVALGALVAVKVLPELYARRSVKLKLARWGLRLPVIGPSLRTIAITRFSRALEIMLNCGVSIDQCIRLSFVASGNPALDERTDLAIERITSGATLREALEETEFFRGGFLQVVSVGEETGRLPSLLSRVADMYEVQLTYTLESLVAALEPLMMLVMGFFVGIFIIASMQPMSQILQKL
- a CDS encoding M23 family metallopeptidase gives rise to the protein TFTLSVSTAEGEALRRTVTVRKVAYGRQSIWLPEAMLATYDSPRAKADDRLLLTAAKQFTPQRFWRGPFRLPALGRLSTRYGQARTYNGWRKGWHKGLDVAAGAGAPIRAPGGAQVAVVAPGQLVNGNATLLDHGIGVFSLYMHQSRIDVRKGQPVTRGGLIGRVGSTGAGTGPHLHWACYVHGVPVDPQVLLHAPW